The DNA segment CGCAAGCCTGGGGCAAGGTCTCAAGTCGGCTGCTCAATACCGAGCGCGAGACCGCCCATGCGATTTTCGTGCAATGCTATACACAGGCTGTGTTGATGGCGCGCTGCACGCAGGAAAAAATTACCTGGACACCTTCGCTGGGCACCGATCCTGTCCACCGTGAACAGGTGTTGCTGGATGCCTTGCAGAAGGAACGATTGACTGCTGATTATGTCAAAGATTTACTACCTTATAGGGCGTTGAGTTTGCCGGCACGGCAAGTGTTTTCTCAATTACGCCTGGATATTTTTCCGAAATAAAATTAATTTTTCGCACTTTCGCCAACAGTAAAAGCTACCTAAATGAGCTGATTGTTAGCTCGTACCAAACCTTGCATCTGCCTATGGATGACATTCAGGATTTTGGAGATGGCGGTTTGCAGTGGTTTGCGCAAATTGGCCGTCTTGAGCAATTCGAGTACGAAAGTTTTGAAAGGATATATCGGATCATGAGCGAATTCGAAATTCACCGTGCAACCAAACGTCGCGCAAAACTGCGTCTTGGAATGTCGGGTCCTGCCGGTAGCGGCAAGACCTATTCTGCCTTGCTGATTGCGTCAGGACTGGGCGGCAGGATCGGCTTGATCGATACCGAGCATGGCAGTGGCGACCTGTATGCGGATTTGCTGCCGGAAGGCTATGACGTATTGCGCCTGGCACCGCCCTTTACCCCAGGGCGCTATATCGAGGCAATCCGTGCAATGGAGCAGGCCGGGGTGACGACCATTATCATCGACAGCCTGACGCACGCCTGGAGCGGCGAAGGCGGCTCGCTGGACCGGCAAGGCAAGATTGCCGACCGTTCCGGCAATTCTTGGCAGGCCTGGCGGCAAGTCACTCCCGAACACAATGCACTCGTCGAAGCCCTGTTGCAAAGCCGCTGCCATATCATTGCAACGATGCGTGCCAAAACAGAATATGTGCAGGAAAAGGATGAGCGCACCGGCAAGCAGGTGGTACGCAAGATCGGACTGGCGCCGATCATGCGTGATGGCATCGACTATGAGTTTACAATTTTCATGGAGCTCGATATTCAGCACATGGCTTACATCGGCAAGGACAGAACTCGGCTGTTCGATGGCCAGATTGTGAAGCCTGACGTCGAAGTCGGGCGGCGTTTGCTGGCGTGGTTGCAGTCCGGTGAGGAAGAGCCACAAGTGGAACAGGCAGCGATGGGCGACGAGCAATTGGCGGACCTATCCAATTCCATCAGGCGTGCGCGCGATCTCGATGAGTTGTATCACGTATTTGCCGCAGCCTACCGCACGGCCAACGCACTTCCGGATGCGGCGGCGATAGCTGAACTTACGCGCATCAAGGATGAACGCAAGGCGGCGCTGGAAGCTGAAGAGGCAGAGTATGGAGAGCATGCATGAATCCGGTATTCGAGGCATTTGAGCTGGCTGCGCACTATCGGCGTCTGGCCGAATCGCTCGCCGAGCAGCATGAAGATCCACAAGTCATTCAGGATACCCTGGAAGCAGAGTCAGGCCGGCTTGACGACCATCTGGAAAATCTGGCCAAGATGGTGCGCAATATCGAGAGTGCCGACAGCGGCGTCTTGCGTACCATGGAGGATTTGGCGGCGCGCCACGCCGGCTTGCAGCGTGCCGCCGTGCGCGGACGCAAGTTGCTGTTGGATCTGATGCAGCGTGCCCAGCGGGACCGGGTCACAACGGCGCTATTTTCAATCGCTGTCCGGAAAAATCCACCTGCTGTGGTTGTCGATTGTGCCGCGGATTTGCCCCTGGCTTTTCTGCAGTTTCCGGAACCGCCAGCCCCGGTGCCGGATAAAAAGGCCATTGCAGCCTCATTGAAGGCCGGGCTCAACGTGCCAGGTGCGCATCTCGAACAAGGCATGCGCTTAGAAATCCGATAGCGGTATGGGAATTGCTTGGTTTTTTCTATAGAGGAAAAACCTATGAATTCCTGGTTGCATGTCGATTGGCAAGCTTTATTTCACCTCAGTGCCCCGGCTATCGAAATCATCGTGCGGGGCACGGCAGTCTATTGGTTTCTCTTTTTTATTTTCCGGTTTTTAATACGCCGTGACGTCGGCAACGTCGGGATTGCCGACATTCTATTACTGGTGATTGTGGCCGATGCATCCCAGAATGCCATGGCGGGAGATACCCATTCCGTCAGCGATGGGATGTTATTGGTTGCCACCTTAATCGGCTGGAATATGTTGCTGGATTGGCTGAGCTACCGTTTCATATTTGTGCGCAAATTTGCCGTACCTTCTTCTCTTTGCCTGATTAAAAACGGCGCATTGATTAGGCGGAATTTGCGGCGGGAATTAATCAGTGACGACGAGTTATGGGCCAAATTGCGAGAGCAGGGAGTCGCCGATCTGCAAGAAGTAAAACTGGCGCATCTCGAACCGGACGGTGAAATCAGCATCATCAAGAAGGAATAGCGGGCATCGAAAATCGCTTGCGGCTCGACATCTACAGGAATACGAGTCGGAAGCGCAGCGCCCCCACGACATGCCAGAACACGCCTATCGGGGGTAATAACAGCGAAGTCCCAATGATGCCGAAGATGTTGACTGCGGATTTTTCAGCGCCTCTCAGGCGTTGAAGGCATAAATGCGCCGTAAGCAACGTCCAGGTCGCAGTGGCAAGGAGAAATAGAAAGATATTGTGCAGAATCAATGCACCGGAAATGCATAGAAGCGCCATGACGATCGCAGGATAGTGCCACGGCATATGCCGTCGAATTCTCTTGTGTTTTATGCGAGGATGCTTCCTGTAAAGCAGTGCCTCGAACTGGGTGTTTTTCTGTTGCTGCAGACTCGATGCCCAATAAGTCATTTCAGCAGGATGCTGGACTACAGCGAGTGGTGCTTCGCCAATTGCCGCGTCGGCTTCCAGCAAGCGTAAATAGAGATCGGCATCATCGCGTCCGGCATTGCCAAAGCGTTCATCGAAACCGCCCAGGTCTTCCAGCACCCGTCGCAGGCAAAAGCAGTTAAAGCTGGCAAACTCGGCGCTCTCCCGAGTTTTGTCTGCTCCCTCATGTGCTTTCGTAACCTCGGAAAATGTGTTGAGGCTTGTTCCTCGCACTGCCTGCTTGGTGCCGTCAAATGCGCGCAAACCCTGTTTTAACCAGTCTGCATCGGGAATGGAGTCTTCTTCGGTAAACGCAACAATCGCCCCGCGAGCAATTTGCCAGCCATGATTTCGTGCCGCGGCGGCACCCGTCTTTGTATCGACAGGCAGGTAAATGAGACAGGGTTTGTTTCCAAACTGATTCAAGTGATTTTCCACGACTTCACGGCTGGCATTACTGGGGGCGCTGTCGACCACGATGATTTCATATTGGCAAAACGGCAGTGTCTGACGCATGAGTGCAGCAAGACAGCGATTCAGGAGCCCCGGGTTGCCGTGCGCAGGCACCACGGCAGAGACGACGATACTGCGTTTGCGCGAATTCCAGATGGGCTGAATGGAGGCCGCGCGAGCTGGCTGGTTCAAGGCCCTGTCGAGCAAGGCATTGGCAGGCTGGGCGGCGCGGATTTTTTTCTGCTTGCCGGTATTGCGGGGGCAACAGGATTTTCCGGGGAAGGCAATGATTTTCGCCATACGTATGATCCATTTGAAAAAGCTGCCTTGATTCCATATGACTGGACATAGCAATTCTCGTTCCGGCTTTTCACTTGCATGTGTGGCGACAGCTTGATGTAGGTGGCAATTCGCGCCTCTTGCACGAAAAAAGAAAATTGTCCGCGTGTTTGTCGGAGGGGAACCGTCGCTTAAACAATTGCCACGCTTTCCAGTCTAATAAAAGTAGTCAGGGGGTTGAGGCGAGAGGAGCGATCCATGGTCATAATCGAACGATCGATCGAGGTGAATGTGCCGGTAAGCCTTGCATATCGCGAACTGAGCCAGTTCGAAGAGTTCCCCCGGTTTATGAAAGGCGTACATTCCGTGCATCAGCTGGACGCTGCCCATTTGCACTGGCGCGCCGAAAGGGGCGGGAAGGAAATGGAATGGGATGCCGAAATCACCGAGCATATTCCGGAGCAGCGCATTGCCTGGCGCAACACCAACGGTCCGCGCAGCGAAGGCAGGGTTCTGTTTGAAGCGCTGGAGCCCGAAAAAACCCGGATTTGCCTTTCCATGGAAACCGACGAGGAGAGTATGGACAAGCCCGGAGGGCAGAATGCTTATCTCCCCCATGACGAAGGAGATTTGGCACGCTTCAAAAAAATGATTGAAAGCAAAGTGCGTGCGGACGGCCAGCGCGAAACAACCGTGTCACCGGGCGAAGCCCCGCTAAATAAAATTGGCCGCGCTCGTGCAGGCGCATTGGCAGCAGCGCCGCAGGCCTGGGTGCCGACGGTTGATCTTGTCCAGGATGCCGGCCAAATCTACATCAGCGTCGATTTGCCTGGTGTGAGCAAGCAGGACGTGCATATCGAAGTCGCTCGAGGCCAGTTGACAATCGAGGGCGATCGCCGCAGAACGTATGGGGCTGAGCTTGAAGAGCAAGTGCTGGGCGAATGCAAATATGGGCGGATCTTTCGTGCGATCACTTTGCCTGCCGGTGTGGACTCACAGTCAGGTGTGGCCAGGATGCAGGACGGCGTACTCGAAGTTACCTTCAAGATTGCTTCCGCCCCGGACTTGGCAAGACGCCTGGAAATTCAGGAGGAGTAGCGCATGGCACTCGCGGCAATTCATCCAGCGTCATCAATGGAATGGCGGGTGGGCAGACATGTTCCTGCCTGCAGGGACTGTGCATCATGACGGAACTAGTTGGCTGGCTCAGCGCAATCGTCCTTGCGCTGACCATCTCTTCGCAGGTCTACACGCAGTGGCGCACCAAGAGTAGTGCGGGGGTTGCAAACTGGTTTTTCATCGGACAAATGCTCGCTTCGCTGGGCTTCGTTGCCTACAGCATCTTGCTGGAAAACTGGGTTTTCGTCTGGACCAATGCCTTCAATTTCACGGCGGCCCTGCTGGGACATTCGATTCATCGCCATAACCGGCGCACCCAATGCCAGATCGCCCCAGTAAGGCAGGCGGATTGATATCAGGCGGATGGGAATTTTTACCGCGGGCGGTAGTAACTACAACGCATCATTACCGACCACTGCTGCTTTTTTGGACTGCCGTTAGTCCTCGCGCCAGGCAGGCCGTGCCGTCATGCGAAGCCGGTTTGCGGCATTCGAGAGCAGACAGTCGTTGAGTCGTTATGATGAGCACAGTCACAATCAGTGCAGCCAACGAACACGTCAGCTCTTGAAGGGGGTTTGCATGGATGCGGGAGGTCATGCCTGTCGTCTGCTTGATGCTTGCGCGGCATCCGCGCGGCCAAAAATCGCGATATTCCGAGCCATGCATCTGGGCGAGATGCTATGTGCCGTTCCCGTGTTCAGGGCATTGCGCACGGCCTTGCCTGCCGCCGACATCACATTGATCGGATTGCCCTGGGCATCCAGTTTTGCCAAGCGATTTTCACAGTATATCGACAGTCATGTAGCCTTTCCGGGATTTCCGGGTTTACCTGGGCAGCCCGTGGACTTGCCGCGCTTGCCTGGCTTTATCGCCGACATGCAGCAGCAGAAATTCGATTGCGTGTTGCAAATGCATGGCAGCGGCGCCCTGACCAATCCTCTCATCCGGACTTTCAATGCTGCGAGAAACGCAGGCTATTACCGGCAGGGCGATTACTGCCCGGATCCCCTGCATTTCATGCCCTGGGACGAAAGCCAGCACGACATCCTGCGATTGGCGCGTCTCATGGCGTTTCTTGGCGTTCCGGTATCCAGCCTCGAACTTGAGTTTCCACTGGCAGAGGCGGATTGGCAGGCACTGCGCGCCGGCCATTCGGCGTTGCCGGCGGCTGGGTCCTATGTCTGCATTCACCCAGGCGCACGCCTGCCTGCCCAGCGCTGGCCCGCTGCGCATTTCGCCGAAGTGGCAGACAGCCTGTCGGCGGAAGGATTGCAAGTCGTCCTGGTAGGCTCATCCCAGGAGCGCGGCATTGCCGCGGCGGTTCAGTCGCACATGGCCGGTCCCGCCTTGAACCTGGCCGGCACCCTCGGGTTGGGCGCATTTGCAGCACTGCTGGCCCAAGCCCGCCTGGTGATCTGCAACGATACCGGGATTGCCCATATTGCCGCTGCATTGCACACGCCTAGCCTGGCGCTGTCTCGTGATGGCGGCGCGCGGCGTTGGGCACCGCTCGACCGCCGCCGGCACCGTAGCGTGGATTCTGCTGCGGCTGAGCCAGGCTGCAGACACTCGTCCGCAAGTACGCTGGTGATGCGGCGGGTGCGCGAATTGCTGGACGATACGGGCATGCCGCTTGCATGAATAAAGTGCGTTTGCTTGCAGTAAATTTGACCGGGGATAACCATGGAAAACAGTGCTCGGGATACGCCCCTCGCCAACAGGATGTTGACCTGTGGGATGGTGACCCATGCAGCGCGGCTGGGAGTGTTCACCATGCTCGTACTGACGCTATCGGCTTGCGAGAGGCAGGGTGTGCCGCCATCCCCCGCAGACCCGGTCAAGCCGAAAATGCAGGTTGGCAGGAACATGGGTGAAGTGCAAAAGGCAATCTATCATTACATCCGCCCAGTTCGCAAGGCATCGTCCTCGATGCAACCTGATCCCGCCGAAGGCCCAGGCGGGAGATTGCAGGTTTAGCCAGGGGCAGCTACCACGGCTGCTCAGAGGCGTTGCTCCCACCATTGTAGAACCAGCATGCCGGACAAGTGTCGAAGTTCGAACGAGGACGTGTTTTGTCAGGAGACGAGTCGGGGCATTAAGCAGTTTTCCTTCCGCCGTTTCTTCAATGAAATTTTCCGGGTGGCGCCACATGATGAGTTTATTTTCCGACCGTCTGCAAGCGGGGCAACAACTGTCGGGTAGTCTTAAGGAGTATGCCGGCCGGCATGACATTATCGTGCTGGCCTTGCCGCGTGGCGGCGTGCCAGTCGCGTATTCCATCGCCAAAACGCTGCACGCCGCCCTGGATGTTTTTTTGGTCGGCAAGCTGGGAGTGCCTGGCCATGAAGACCTCGCTCTTGGCGCAATCAGTAGCAGGGGCGTATGTGTGCTTCGGCCAGAGACCATCGCTTTGATGGACATTCCCGTGGATGCCATTGATGCCATCGCGCATAAGGAACTGCGAGAAATTAAGCGTCGTGAACGTGCCTATCACGGGATCCGGCCATCGCTTGATATCGAGGGTCGAGTTGTCATTGTGGTGGATGACGGACTTGTGACCGGAGCGACCATGCTGGCTGCGGTACGGGCGCTGCGCCACGAGCATCCGGGCCAAATCATTGTTGCCGTGCCTGTGGCAACGGCAGAGTCCATTGCCGAACTTGAGGCGGAAGTGGATGCCTTATTCTGTCTTCAGGTGCCGGAGTGGATTGCTTCAGTCGGGCAATGCTATGACGAGCCTGGGTCGCCCGACGATGCCCAAGTCATCCAGTACCTCCAGAACGCTTCCGATTGGCTCAGCGAAGGCGAACAGGAGGTGGCAAGCGGCAGACTGCCTTATGCACCCGTGAATGCCCCGGCGGTTGGCCCTTCGCCCGGCGTGTGAACAGCATGTTGCGCAAAAAGAGTTCGCTACAGTTTTTTTCAGGAGGGATTCGTCATGAAATCATGTAGCACAGTGCTGGTTGCGCTGGGCATGCTTTCCTCAACGGCCTTGGCGCAAACGACCCGGCCAGAGCCACTGCCACTGCCAGAATCGTCTCGCATGCCCATGCCTGGCATGCGAAGTGACACGGTGCCTGCGACGCGCGTCACGCCGGCGACATCCTTTCCGCAGCAGCCTGCTGAAATGTCTTCAGGAAGTTCTGCCAATGAAGCCGGGGCTTCCCAAAGCACCGGGCAACTGATTACTCCTGCGATTGTCCAGTCTCGGCCAAATGCTGCCGGTGACGTTGGCATCAAGCCACAGACAAAAAATGGTGTGAGATATCTGTGCGGGGGCGTCAGTGAAGATGAGTCAGCGTACATGAAAAAAATTGCTGCCAAGGACTACGACTTGATGATGACATTTGCCGAGAAGAGCGGTAATTATGTCGCAGATGTCGCGGTGGCAATCAAGGATGCGCGTGGCAAAACCTTGCTGGAGGCGACTTGCGATGGGCCAATCATGCTTGTGGATTTGCCCGCAGCAGGCGGCTACCGCATCCATGCTGAAACCGCCGGAAAAGCGATCGATCGCACTGTTCTGGTAAAGGGTGACAAAGGCCATTTACGACAACTTACCTTCGCATGGCCGAGCACTGGTGAGCGTTCCGCTACGGCAGAAAAGCGTTATGACGCTGGCCGGCGAAGTGCCGGCGGTGATGCAGACACCGGAAAGTAAGGGGGAGGGTAACGCGTGCCCTCTGAATAGACGAATAGACGCGCCTTGAAGATTGCAGCATGCCATGCTGCTCATGGCATGCCAGTACTATTTTTTCACGTCGTCACTACCTTTTTGGATGGTTTCGCCACCGCGTTCAACGTCTTTGCCAAAGCCCTTGACAGTGTTGCAGGCGCTCAGACTCGTCAGGATTACCATAGTGCTCAAGAACAGCATTAGCGTTTTTTTCATTTTATCCTCGTGGCAAGTGGGGTGCTGGCTTCAGACTGCGGGCCAGCCTATCAAGTTACATAAAGTACTGCGTCATCGTATGCGGCGCTGTGCAATTGCGCGGGCCAGCATGGCGGCAATGCCAATGGCGGATCGGATCGCCTGATGGTTGCGCGAAAATGCCAGCGCCGCGCCGCTGCCCCTGTGTACCAGGGAACGGGCAGCCTGGCGCGGCCCGGGGCGCGTCGCCAGCACTGCACCCGTCAGCCCTAGAAGTGTCAGGTAAGGGTGGTCCCGAATCCATCGCATGGTTTTACTCCTCGGGAAGACATTATTTGTTGCGAGAGTCTCTGCAAGCGGCAATTCTTTTTCATCCTGGCCCAGCAGCATGCGTTGATAGGCAGTGCGACTCGCCTGCATCCGCTCCAGCAACGCTTGTTTTTCATCGGTCAGGGAATGGTGGGAACTCACAAGCTCTCCTTGAGGACGTTGTAATCGCGCTGCAATTCACTTTTAAGCGTTGTGAGAGCAGATTCAGCATGATAGTGACGAACAAAGTACAGGGATGCCGCGGCCAGTAAAAAGTACAGCGCAACCACCAGCCAGGCTGCCTCACTGCGGTAGGGTGTATCCCACGCGGTGACGATGACTGCTACGCCGATGAAGGTGATGGCAAGCAAAGCCAGAAGGCCGGTCAAAACATAGGCGGCAACCTGTACGCCGACGCCTCGTCCCTGCAATTGCATTTCAATGCGCAACAGTTCCTTGTAATCATGCAGCCGATGCAACGCGATCGCATACAGCTTCCTGGATTTGCGCAGGGTGCTCAACATGGCCATTCCCGGCATTAGCGACGATGGAGCAGCATGCCAAGCACCATTCCCACTCCCGTTGCCACGGCGACCGACTGCAACGGCTTTTCACGCACATAGCCGGAGGTCGCGTCCATGCCGCGGTTGAGCTGCTGGCCGGCCTGGGTTGCCACGCCCTTGGCGGCGGCGCGCAACGAACTGAATTTGGACATCAGGCGCGAATATTCCTGGCGCAACTCGGCATCGGACAGGTTGGTGGCACGACCCAGCAAGGTGTCCAGGTCGCTTTTGAGGTTGCCCAGCTCGGTTCGCAGCGAGGCGCCGGCGCGTTTGATGCCGCTTTTTCCGGAGACGCTTTCATCGTAATCCGGCTGGGACAAGTCGTCCGCGTTACTGCCGAAATAGGGCGAATTCAAATCTGACGAAGTCGTCGAGGAAGAAGGGTACTCTGGATTCATGGAGATGCTCCTTGAGTCTGTCTGGTGGAAAAAATCGGCGAACGATTAAAACTGGCAGGTGATTTTCTGGCGCAACAGCTACCGTGCTCACACACATCATTACAACTGGTTTTCCCGGCGTTGCCTTGCGCTCGATCAGGGTGGGGTGGATTGCGCATTGCCTGGCTGTGGCGCCGGACCGCCGGTCTGTGCGTCGGCGTAAGGCAGCGGCTTGCCATCCAGTGCATCCTGCAGTGTGGCTTCGGCTTGCGCGGTCAGCGAAGTGCGCAACAAGGTGCCGCCAAACTGCGACAGCTCGTGTATCACCTTGTCAGGCGTATAGCGGCGCGCGAGGATGAACAGGGCCGAGCTGTCCGGACGCAACTCTGCTGCCAGATTCTTCATGAATTCATCATTGATCCCATAGTCTGCAATGGCACCTGTCAGGGCACCGCTGCCGGCGCCGATGGCAGCGCCGAGCAGAGGATTCAGGAAAATCATGCCGATCAGGGCGCCCCAGAAAGTACCGGAGACTGCCCCAATCACCGGAATATTGACGGACTGGTGCAGGCGGATCCTGCCTTCTCGATCCTTGGTGACATAGGCGGCATCTTCCAGGTCGATCAGATATTCGTTTTGCAGGCGCTGCATGGCATTGAGTACCTCGGCTGCCTTGCAGGCATCTCGATAGGCGACAGAAATGAGCTCGGACATGCGCAGGACTCCTCTGGAAATCATCTTGGGCGGCACGGCCTTCGGGCCGGGCAATGCAGAACATGCCTTTATTTTGCGGCATTTATTTTGCTTTTATACGACCTGACGCAAGCAATAGAGCTATTGGGCCGAACAATCCGGCAACACGTCGGTCGATTATGACGAAACGATGACAAGCTGCGCCGTTGTGTATGCACGGCACGAAGATCGTCATCTCCTACGTGCTGGCGATTAAGGGAAATAATTGCCAATTCCCCTGTTGATCTGTTCCGCTCGTTTTTGGAAAAGCCTTTAAGGAGGGACAAACTTAATGGCGCAAATTGACGTGCAATTTCGCAATGAAGTGTTGCGGAACTCGCAGAATTCAGCGCTGGTTCCTGTGCGCCGCAGCCGGTACGCCATGCGAACGATTCAGAACCATTTTTTTACGATCACTGCGCTCGCCGCGTCCTTGCTGATTGCAATTGCTTTTTTTCTTCAGGGGTTCCTGTCGTATCTATACCGGCTTAACCACGGCGAGGAAATCATTCATGTTATTAACAAAGTGGACCAGGTCGGCTTTTTGCTGCTCCTGGGCCTGGTCCTGCTCATGGTGGTCAGCGCGCTGGGATTTCACCGGCTTGAGCGTAGCAAGTCATTGCTTACGTTTTTTCTGCTTGCCTTCATCCTGACTGTGGTGGCGAAAGGAAAATTCGATAACATGGGTTCCGATTCGATGGCGGAAATCATGCATGCCAATTCCCAGGAGGGGGGCGATTTCATCGAATCCTACCTTTCGTTCGTAAAGCTTTCGGTCAAGGAATGCATTGTCCTGTTTGGGCCCCTGTTATTGATTCCCGTATATGCTCTGTTAGTGCGGAAAAGTGGCGGCACGGCAGGATTGCGAGACATCCGATTGGCCCTCAAGATCATTGCCCTCGTATATCTCCTGACAATTGCCCATTTTTTTTATCAGATGGCAGTAAATTATCATTCAATCGATTACTTCCGCGAACGCCTGGAGTCATCAACTGCCCGCGCCGTCGGAGCACTGGGCCGCACGCGAGAAGCGCCCAATGTGGTCGTCTACATTGGCGAATCGACGTCGCGCGAGAATTTCCCCCTTTACATGCCTGCTTATGCGCAAGCTGATCCACTTCAGGAAATTCGCGACGAGCTGATCGTTTTCTCGGATGTGGTGACATCCTTTTCGCATACGTTTCCATCCCTGTATCGCGCGTTCACCATGAGTAAGGATCCTTACCTCGATCAATTCTTGCTGATCAAGGATTTGCGCCGCCCCAACACACTGGCTGTCCTGGAGAAAGGGGGGATGGAGACGCACTGGATTTCCAATCAAAATCTGGTCGGGCGCTGGGACTGGAATTCCGAATTGTTCGGCCGACACAGCCAGCATCTGAAAGTGCTCAATGGGGCCGAACGGATGTACTTCAATGGCGTAAGAAAAACCGACCGTGCCCTGGTCGCGGCGTATCTGGAGGAGGCATCGCACCTGGAGCGTTCGCGACAAATGATGTTTTTGCATTCCTATGCCGGCCATGCCGATTACTGTAAGAATATTCCGCGCGAAGAACACACAGTTTCAGGGAGATTTCTGCCAACCCTGTCGCAACATGCCCTGTTTGGCGACATGTATGTTGGCGACCTGAACGAGCGCATGGAATCGATCGACTGTTATGGCTCGGTGATGTCCTTCGTTTCCAAAAACCTGCGCGCAGTGATTGATGATATTGCGCAGCGCACGTTGCCCGTAGTCTTTTTGTATTTTGCCGACCATGGTGAGGAAATCTACGAAGGCACCGGCCATGACTCCCGGCGAAACAGTTATCGCCATATTGAAATCCCTTTTTTCATTTACTTTAATTCGGCGGCCAGGGAGGCCTATCCAGACCTGTATCGCGCC comes from the Janthinobacterium sp. 17J80-10 genome and includes:
- a CDS encoding ATP-binding protein, producing the protein MSEFEIHRATKRRAKLRLGMSGPAGSGKTYSALLIASGLGGRIGLIDTEHGSGDLYADLLPEGYDVLRLAPPFTPGRYIEAIRAMEQAGVTTIIIDSLTHAWSGEGGSLDRQGKIADRSGNSWQAWRQVTPEHNALVEALLQSRCHIIATMRAKTEYVQEKDERTGKQVVRKIGLAPIMRDGIDYEFTIFMELDIQHMAYIGKDRTRLFDGQIVKPDVEVGRRLLAWLQSGEEEPQVEQAAMGDEQLADLSNSIRRARDLDELYHVFAAAYRTANALPDAAAIAELTRIKDERKAALEAEEAEYGEHA
- a CDS encoding siphovirus Gp157 family protein, translated to MNPVFEAFELAAHYRRLAESLAEQHEDPQVIQDTLEAESGRLDDHLENLAKMVRNIESADSGVLRTMEDLAARHAGLQRAAVRGRKLLLDLMQRAQRDRVTTALFSIAVRKNPPAVVVDCAADLPLAFLQFPEPPAPVPDKKAIAASLKAGLNVPGAHLEQGMRLEIR
- a CDS encoding YetF domain-containing protein, whose product is MNSWLHVDWQALFHLSAPAIEIIVRGTAVYWFLFFIFRFLIRRDVGNVGIADILLLVIVADASQNAMAGDTHSVSDGMLLVATLIGWNMLLDWLSYRFIFVRKFAVPSSLCLIKNGALIRRNLRRELISDDELWAKLREQGVADLQEVKLAHLEPDGEISIIKKE
- a CDS encoding glycosyltransferase family A protein, whose translation is MAKIIAFPGKSCCPRNTGKQKKIRAAQPANALLDRALNQPARAASIQPIWNSRKRSIVVSAVVPAHGNPGLLNRCLAALMRQTLPFCQYEIIVVDSAPSNASREVVENHLNQFGNKPCLIYLPVDTKTGAAAARNHGWQIARGAIVAFTEEDSIPDADWLKQGLRAFDGTKQAVRGTSLNTFSEVTKAHEGADKTRESAEFASFNCFCLRRVLEDLGGFDERFGNAGRDDADLYLRLLEADAAIGEAPLAVVQHPAEMTYWASSLQQQKNTQFEALLYRKHPRIKHKRIRRHMPWHYPAIVMALLCISGALILHNIFLFLLATATWTLLTAHLCLQRLRGAEKSAVNIFGIIGTSLLLPPIGVFWHVVGALRFRLVFL
- a CDS encoding SRPBCC family protein, whose product is MVIIERSIEVNVPVSLAYRELSQFEEFPRFMKGVHSVHQLDAAHLHWRAERGGKEMEWDAEITEHIPEQRIAWRNTNGPRSEGRVLFEALEPEKTRICLSMETDEESMDKPGGQNAYLPHDEGDLARFKKMIESKVRADGQRETTVSPGEAPLNKIGRARAGALAAAPQAWVPTVDLVQDAGQIYISVDLPGVSKQDVHIEVARGQLTIEGDRRRTYGAELEEQVLGECKYGRIFRAITLPAGVDSQSGVARMQDGVLEVTFKIASAPDLARRLEIQEE
- a CDS encoding glycosyltransferase family 9 protein; this encodes MDLPRLPGFIADMQQQKFDCVLQMHGSGALTNPLIRTFNAARNAGYYRQGDYCPDPLHFMPWDESQHDILRLARLMAFLGVPVSSLELEFPLAEADWQALRAGHSALPAAGSYVCIHPGARLPAQRWPAAHFAEVADSLSAEGLQVVLVGSSQERGIAAAVQSHMAGPALNLAGTLGLGAFAALLAQARLVICNDTGIAHIAAALHTPSLALSRDGGARRWAPLDRRRHRSVDSAAAEPGCRHSSASTLVMRRVRELLDDTGMPLA
- a CDS encoding phosphoribosyltransferase family protein, coding for MMSLFSDRLQAGQQLSGSLKEYAGRHDIIVLALPRGGVPVAYSIAKTLHAALDVFLVGKLGVPGHEDLALGAISSRGVCVLRPETIALMDIPVDAIDAIAHKELREIKRRERAYHGIRPSLDIEGRVVIVVDDGLVTGATMLAAVRALRHEHPGQIIVAVPVATAESIAELEAEVDALFCLQVPEWIASVGQCYDEPGSPDDAQVIQYLQNASDWLSEGEQEVASGRLPYAPVNAPAVGPSPGV
- a CDS encoding entericidin A/B family lipoprotein, which codes for MKKTLMLFLSTMVILTSLSACNTVKGFGKDVERGGETIQKGSDDVKK
- a CDS encoding phage holin family protein; this encodes MSTLRKSRKLYAIALHRLHDYKELLRIEMQLQGRGVGVQVAAYVLTGLLALLAITFIGVAVIVTAWDTPYRSEAAWLVVALYFLLAAASLYFVRHYHAESALTTLKSELQRDYNVLKESL
- a CDS encoding DUF883 family protein, translating into MNPEYPSSSTTSSDLNSPYFGSNADDLSQPDYDESVSGKSGIKRAGASLRTELGNLKSDLDTLLGRATNLSDAELRQEYSRLMSKFSSLRAAAKGVATQAGQQLNRGMDATSGYVREKPLQSVAVATGVGMVLGMLLHRR
- a CDS encoding DUF1269 domain-containing protein; translated protein: MSELISVAYRDACKAAEVLNAMQRLQNEYLIDLEDAAYVTKDREGRIRLHQSVNIPVIGAVSGTFWGALIGMIFLNPLLGAAIGAGSGALTGAIADYGINDEFMKNLAAELRPDSSALFILARRYTPDKVIHELSQFGGTLLRTSLTAQAEATLQDALDGKPLPYADAQTGGPAPQPGNAQSTPP